One Ochotona princeps isolate mOchPri1 chromosome 25, mOchPri1.hap1, whole genome shotgun sequence genomic region harbors:
- the LOC101520799 gene encoding putative ribosomal protein uL13-like: protein MIQGTRLSWRGQTALECLKVFNGIPPPYDKKKRMVVPAALKVVRLKPTRKFAYLGRLAHEVGWKYQAVTATLEEKRKEKAKMHYCKKQQLMRLRKQAEKNVEKINKFIEALKTHGLLV from the coding sequence ATGATTCAGGGCACAAGGTTGTCATGGCGGGGTCAGACCGCCCTGGAGTGCCTAAAGGTGTTTAATGGCATCCCACCACCCTACGACAAGAAAAAGCGGATGGTGGTGCCTGCGGCCCTCAAGGTTGTGCGCCTGAAGCCCACGAGGAAGTTTGCTTACCTGGGACGCCTGGCTCACGAGGTTGGCTGGAAGTACCAGGCGGTGACGGCCACGCTGGAGGAGAAGCGGAAGGAGAAGGCCAAGATGCATtactgcaagaagcagcagctgatgaggCTACGGAAACAGGCCGAAAAGAACGTGGAGAAGATCAACAAGTTCATAGAGGCCCTCAAGACCCACGGCCTCCTGGTCTGA